Proteins from a single region of Pseudodesulfovibrio portus:
- a CDS encoding TetR/AcrR family transcriptional regulator: protein MKKKEAILKVATVLFANKGFTDTSVQELARLTGVAEGTVFYHFKSKEGLLLTILEATRDEIVDQFERFFENRPFASGLEMAEEVVSFYLYLAGLLEDKFLLLHRHFLYRLSESNPEFRENLESIYNCLVDIFEQAIRTGQEDGSISRDIHTRKSALILFTMVDGLVRFKNHNLYDAGALFNELISMCRRMLQA, encoded by the coding sequence ATGAAGAAGAAGGAAGCCATACTCAAAGTCGCCACCGTTCTGTTCGCGAACAAGGGATTCACGGACACGTCGGTGCAGGAGCTTGCCCGGTTGACCGGGGTGGCCGAGGGCACGGTTTTCTATCATTTCAAGAGCAAGGAGGGGTTGCTCCTGACCATTCTGGAGGCGACCAGGGACGAGATTGTGGACCAGTTCGAACGGTTCTTCGAGAACAGGCCGTTCGCTTCGGGTCTCGAGATGGCGGAGGAGGTCGTCTCGTTCTATCTCTACCTGGCCGGACTGTTGGAAGACAAGTTTCTGCTGCTGCACAGGCATTTTCTCTACAGGCTCTCCGAGTCGAATCCGGAGTTCAGAGAAAACCTGGAATCCATCTACAATTGCCTGGTCGACATCTTCGAGCAGGCGATCCGGACGGGGCAGGAGGACGGGTCCATCTCCAGGGACATCCATACCCGGAAATCCGCGTTGATACTGTTCACCATGGTCGACGGCCTGGTGCGTTTCAAGAACCATAACCTGTACGACGCAGGGGCGCTGTTCAATGAATTGATCAGCATGTGCCGCCGCATGTTGCAGGCCTAA